The Candidatus Kryptobacter tengchongensis nucleotide sequence ATTGATCCATGGATTGATTTGATGTTAAAAGATTCTGAGGAATTTACGGACTTTGAACTTGGTTATGTTTACAAAAATTCATGGAATTGTTTCAGCGTAAGCGAGGTCGTGATGAGCAGATTTCCAGAGTATGAACAATTGAAAAATAAAGATCCTAAACATTATACGCCTGAAGATATCCGAAAAATAAAATTTTTCTTTTATTTAGCAAATTTTGATCCCGACTTTTTGAATGGAAAGGTGAAACTTGCGAATGGATTTGAGGTTGATATAACTGACCTTATCCAAAAGAAGGGAGACAAGTATTACCTTAAAAGAGAGATCACTGAAGATGATTGTAATCGGATTGTTGCTGAAACATACAAAATTTTATCCGCAATCGTTCCTATACATAAAAAATTAATGTATGATCCCGTTAAAAAAACGGGGCAGATTGAAGTTATAACAACTCCATTTTATCACCCAATTTTGCCTTTAATTTATGACACAGATATTGCGAAAATTTGCCAGCCTATGGATAATTTACCGGAGAGATTTAGTTATCCCGAAGATGCGGATGCTCAAGTTAAAAAGTCAATCGCATATTATCAAAAAATTTTCGGAAGAAAACCTCTCGGGATGTGGCCAGCGGAAGGAGCCGTGGCTGAACAAATTATATCTGTTTTTGTGAGAAATGGAATAAAATGGATAGCAACGGATGAAAAGGTTCTCGCAAGATCAAAACCAGAAAATCAACCCTTTTACTATCCTTATTCTGTTGATGAAGATACCGTTTATGGCAATAAAGATGAAGCGAAGTCATTACTTATTGTTTTTAGGGATACGCGACTTTCTGATGCAATCGGATTTACATATCAGAACTATGAACCTGAAGTAGCAGCAGATGATTTTATAAGATATGTGTTAAGTTTTGCCCCTGAAAACCCATTTGAGGAAAGATTGATCACCGTTATACTTGATGGTGAAAATGCATGGGAATGGTATAGGAAAGATGAAGACGGTAAAGCTTTTTTAAACGCTCTTTACCGAAAATTGAGTAAATTACATAAAAATGGACAAATCATAACTGTGACATTAAGCGAATGGATTTACGGAAATCCAATGCGTGGTGTTAAGGCTCATAAAATCACATCGCATCAAGAACTTGAACCACTTTGGCCGGGTAGTTGGATAAATGCTAATTTTGATACCTGGATCGGCGAGGAAGAGGAAAATTTAGCTTGGGAATATCTTTCAAAAGTTAGAAAAGATGTTGAGAAACTTAAAATTCAGCGACCAAATCCTTTTTTAGATTTGCCAAAATCAGGGACGAAGGAATATTTTGAATATAAAGCCTGGGAATCGCTTTACTCCGCTGAAGGTAGCGACTGGTTTTGGTGGTATGGTAAAGATCAAACGGCACTTGGTGGAGATGAACCATTTGATGTTGGTTTTAGAACTCATCTAATCAATGTTTATAAATTTCTGCAAAAAGCTGGTTACAATGTAAATGTTCCAGAATTTTTGTTAAAATCAATTTTGAAATGAGATGAAAATTGTGAAGTTGGTTTCAATTGCGTTAATGCTTTTTTTCCTCGTCTCATGTTCTTCAAATAACCCAAGTCAAATCCGAATAGTCATCTGGCATCAGAAACCCCCAGGAGAAAGGGAAATACTTGAGCAAGCAGTGAAAAAGTATATGGAAATTCATCCAAATATAAAGATTATCGTTTTATACAAAGAGACTGAGGAACTTAGATCGGCATACATAATATCTGCCATAGCTGGTAAGGGACCTGACATTGTTTATGGTCCAAGTGATCAGGTTGGACCTTTTGAACTGCTTGAGATTATAAAACCACTTGAGCAAATTTTTGATACAAGTTTTTTAAATCAATTTGACCCACGGGGTTTGCTCTGGTATAAAGGACATCTTTATCAAATTGGAGATCAAATTGGGAATCATCTTTTTCTTTTATACAATAAAGATCTTGTCAAAAAGCCACCTCAGACAATGAATGAATTAATTCAAATTGGGAAAGAGTTAACAAAAGATTTTGACGGGGATGGGAAAATTGACCAATATGGTCTTGTTTGGAATTATACAGAGCCGTTTTTTTTCATTCCCTTTCTAACTGGATTCGGTGGGTGGGTGATGGATTCATTGGGAAATCCAACTTTAAATAGTCAATCAACTGTAAAGGCGTTAAAGTTTGTCCGTGATTTGAGGGATAAGTTTAAAATTATCCCTCGTGAGTGTGATTATAATACAGCTGATGCTTTGTTTAAGGAAGGAAGAGCGGGGATGCTTATAAATGGACCTTGGTCAATTGGTGGTTATAAAAAAGCGGGGGTTAAATTTGGAATAACCAGAATTCCAAAAGTTGATGAAACCGGACTTTGGCCAGCTCCAATGATTTCCATAAAGGGTTATTCCATTAATATGAATGTTGATGAAGGTAAATTGCCTTATGTTGTAGATTTGTTAAAATATCTTGTCAGTGCGGAGGTTCAGCTTGAACTTACTAAAACACTCGGCACAATCCCAACGCATAAGAAAGCACTTGAAAGCGAGATTGTAAAGAATGACCCGCTTGTTCAATCTTCAATATGGCAAGCTGAGGTAGGGAAGCCGATGCCTGTGGTTCCAGAGCTTAGAGCGATATGGGATTCAATGCGCCCATATTACCAAGCAGTTCTCGGTGGAACTATGACCCCTGAAGAAGCAGCTCGGAAAATGCAAGAGCTTGCGCTAAAAAAAATTGAAGAGATGAATGAATAGAAAAACTCTATTCATACTTGCGCTTCTTCTCCCAGCATTGTTGATAATGTTCGGAGTTATCGTTTATCCTTTCTTTTATAACATCCTCCTTTCCTTATCAAATATGAGCCTGCGTCATTTTCGGGATTGGAGGATAATTGGCTTAAAACAATATGTAAAGGTTTTTACCGAAAATACTTTTTATGTTGTGTTTTTTAAAACTGTAATCTGGACATTTGTAAATGTTAGTTTCCATGTTGTAATAGGTGTTTTTCTTGCGTTGATTTTAAATAGGAAATCTTTAAAATTTAAACCTGTTTTTAGAACGCTTTTGATTTTACCTTGGGCGATTCCACAAGTTATAACTGCGCTGACTTGGCGAAGTATGTTTAATTACGAATATGGGGCAATAAATATATTCATTGCGAAGTATTTTAACATGTCCCCTGTTGAATGGCTTTTAAGACCTTTTGAAGCTTTTACAGCTTGCATTATCACCAATGTATGGCTTGGGTTCCCATTTATGATGGTTGTAGCTCTTGGCGGGTTACAGAGCATCCCACATGAGCTTTATGAAGCAGCTGATATTGACGGGGCATCGGCTTGGCAAAAGTTTAAAAATATAACTGTGCCGTTTTTAAGACCAGTTATGGCTCCAGCAATTACGCTTGGGATCATCTGGACATTTAACAACCTTAACATTGTTTGGCTTGTTTCAAATGGCGGTGAACCAAGCGATCAAACACATATACTTGTCTCATATGTTTATAAAGCTGCCTTTAACCTCTATAGATATGGCTATGCTGCTGCTCTATCGGTTGTGATATTTTTAATTTTGCTCGTTATCGGAATTTATTTCTTAAAGAAAACGAGAGCAGTTGAATCTGTCTATTAAAAATCAAAAAATTTGCCGAAGATGAATCAGTATAAAGCAAAACAGTTTTTCATTGACATTTTAATATATCTTTTTCTCGTTCTTTTCACACTTGCTGTTATTTATCCAATTTTAAATGTTGTGAGTATTTCCCTTAGACCTGCGGACAAGCTTTTATCAACATCTTTGAGAATTATACCTGAAAATGCGACGCTAAGCTCGTATATTCAGTTGTTCAAATCCACGCCTTTTTTAAGGTGGCTTTTTAATTCTACTTTTGTCTCTTTTGTTGTGATGTTAACAGGGGTAACGCTTGCTTCAACTGCTGGATATGCTTTATCAAGATTTAGTTTCTGGGGCAAAAAAGCGGTAATGATTGGAATTTTGATCACGCAAATGTTCCCCGCAACTATGCTTTTGCTCCCACTTTACATTATGCTTATTAAACTTCACCTTCTAAATAGCTATCTTGGGCTTATCATAGTTTACACATCTACAGCTTTGCCATTTTGTGTCTGGCAGATGAAGGGATATTATGATACGATACCCGTAAGTTTGGAGGAAGCAGCAAGAATTGATGGATGCAATCAATTTCAAGCGTTTTACAAAGTGGTTTTTCCGCTTGCCTTGCCAGCCCTTGTTATAACTGCGCTTTTTTCTTTTATGTCTGCTTGGGCTGAATATGTTGTGGCTGCTCAGATTTTGCAAGAGCCAGAGCTTTACACTCTTGCAATTGGGCTAAAACAGTTTGAATCAAGTATGGCAACCGAATGGGGATTATACGCTGCTGGTTCTTTGATTGTAAGCATACCGGCTGTCTTGTTGTTTTTGATTTTGAGCAAATATCTAATATCTGGTTTGACTCTTGGAAGTGTAAAGGGTTAAAAATAAAATTTGGTTGAAATATGAAGATGAAAATTAACGAGATAAACATTGACTACAACTTCTACAGAGTTGAAGATTCCCCGACCGTGGTCTTTGTTCATGGTTTTCCTTTCAATCAAAAGATGTGGGCTCCGCAGGTTGAGGTTTTAAAAGGTAAATGCTCCGTTTTAACCTACGATGGACGTGGGCTTGGGCAAAGTGAAGTTGGAGATGGACAGTTTATGTTTGAAAATCTTGTTGATGATTTTATTGAATTGTTAAGAAGTTTGAAAATTGGAAGGGTAATCGCTTGCGGTTTATCAATGGGTGGATATGTAATTTTAAGAGCTTATGAAAAACAACCGTCGCTGTTTCATTCCTTAATTTTGTGTGATACGAGGTCTGAAGCGGATGGGAACGAGGCAAAATTGAGAAGGGCACAAATGCTTCATGTTTTAAAATTTCACGGGAAGGAGAAATTTGCTGACGAGTTCATCAAAACCGTTTTGTCGCCAAAAACATTTGAAAGGAAAAGCGAAATTGTTAATTTCGTGCGTGATATGATCATTCAAAATAGTGAAATTGGAATTGCCGGAAATTTGATTGCGCTTTCAACAAGAACCGATACATCACATTTGCTTGAAAAAATAGATATCCCTGTTCTGATCATCGTCGGCGAAGATGATGTATTGACACCACCTTCGCTTGCTCAAACTCTTCACAGCAAAATAAAAAATAGTCATTTAGCAGTAATTCCATCCGCAGGACATTTAAGTAATCTTGAAAATAGCGAAAAGTTTAACGATGTATTTTTAAAATTTCTGAAAGATGTATGCCAGATTTAAATCAATCTCCATATCTTTCTCTCATTATTTGAGCAACTTGAACTAAATTTTGAAGTGATGGAATGACCTCCTCCCAATTTCTGGTTTTTAAGCCACAATCTGGGTTTATCCATATTAAATTTTTGTCAATAACTTTTACCGATCTTTCCGCTATCTCAAGCATCTCCTCAACTGATGGAACTCTTGGTGAGTGAATGTCGTAAACACCTGGACCAATCCCGTGGTCATAATTAAACTTTTCAAAGGCATCAAGGATTTCTCCTTTACTTCTTGATGCTTCTATTAAAATTACATCTGAGTCCATGGCATAGATATAATCAATGATTTCATTGAATTCAGAATAGCACATATGCGTTTGTATTTGTGTTTCTGGTTTAACGAGTTCATTTGTTAGCTTAAATGCATTGACTGCCCACTCAAGATATTCTTTCTGTTTAGATTTTTTCAATGGTAATCCTTCTCTAAAAGCTGGTTCATCAATTTGGATTACTTTTATTCCTGCTCTCTCAAGGTCAAGCACTTCTTCTCTAAGAGCAAGGGCAATTTGATAGGCAATTTCTTTCTTCGGTATATCTTTCCTGTAAAAAGACCAATTCAAAATCGTAACAGGACCTGTAAGCATTCCCTTAACTGGTTTTGATGTGAGGGATTGGGCATATGTTATTTCTTTTACCGTCATAGGTTCAGGTCTTGATACATCGCCGTAAATTATCGGGGGACGGACATATCTTGTCCCGTATGATTGAACCCATCCATTTTTTGTAAATGCGAAACCTTTCATCTTTTGACCGAAGAATTCCACCATGTCAGACCTTTCAAATTCACCATGAACAAGCACATCAAGACCAAGTTTTTCTTGTACATCAATCACATTTTTTATCTGTTCCTTTATAAAGTTTTCGTATTCTTCATTTGAAATTTTCCCGGAGTTGAAATCAGCCCTTGCTTTCCTTACTTCTTTTGTCTGGGGAAAACTTCCAATTGTTGTGGTTGGAAACTTCGGAAGCCCAAGCATTGAGATTTGTTTTTTATATCTTTCGCTGAATGAATCTTTCCTTCCAATTTTTTTCTCATCTATTTGTGCAACTTTCTTTCTAACTTCATCATCTTTAAATTCGTCCCTCAATGCCTGAAGATTTTGCGATGGGACTGGGTAATTTTCATTGAAAATTTTTTTCAATATCTTAAGTTCATCAAGTCGCTCATTTGCGAAAGATAAAAGCCCAAGTAGTTTATCATCAAGATGACCTTTCTCAGGCTCAATTGAAATTGGCAGGTGGAAAAGTGGGGAAGAATTTGAAAGGATTAATCTATCTTCATTTACGAATTTTAGCAGTTCATTTATTAAATCAACGGTTTTTTGGAAGTCAATTTTCCATGGGTCTCGTCCTGAGACAACACCAGCA carries:
- a CDS encoding Pimeloyl-ACP methyl ester carboxylesterase; this translates as MKMKINEINIDYNFYRVEDSPTVVFVHGFPFNQKMWAPQVEVLKGKCSVLTYDGRGLGQSEVGDGQFMFENLVDDFIELLRSLKIGRVIACGLSMGGYVILRAYEKQPSLFHSLILCDTRSEADGNEAKLRRAQMLHVLKFHGKEKFADEFIKTVLSPKTFERKSEIVNFVRDMIIQNSEIGIAGNLIALSTRTDTSHLLEKIDIPVLIIVGEDDVLTPPSLAQTLHSKIKNSHLAVIPSAGHLSNLENSEKFNDVFLKFLKDVCQI
- a CDS encoding methionine synthase (B12-independent), which translates into the protein MAIKTTAFGYPKIGPNRELKKVVESYWAGEITKEQLYSEAEKIQIQRLTILKNAELDLIPSNDFSLYDFVLDISTMLGVIPKRFGGNLDLDTYFAMARGSKTAIACEMTKWFDTNYHYIVPEFEVEFKLLKNRPLESYKFAKEKLGIETKPVLIGPFTYIWLGKVPQKQEGKLLTHMVKANETPKFKDLVFSASKVYNMILKELEENGVKTIQLDEPSLVLDLEDEDVTTLIEAYKILTDGLEKIEIFVHTYYESLSKYEKIVFDLPVHGIGLDLTINDENFDNIKRFGFPSDKKLIAGVVSGRDPWKIDFQKTVDLINELLKFVNEDRLILSNSSPLFHLPISIEPEKGHLDDKLLGLLSFANERLDELKILKKIFNENYPVPSQNLQALRDEFKDDEVRKKVAQIDEKKIGRKDSFSERYKKQISMLGLPKFPTTTIGSFPQTKEVRKARADFNSGKISNEEYENFIKEQIKNVIDVQEKLGLDVLVHGEFERSDMVEFFGQKMKGFAFTKNGWVQSYGTRYVRPPIIYGDVSRPEPMTVKEITYAQSLTSKPVKGMLTGPVTILNWSFYRKDIPKKEIAYQIALALREEVLDLERAGIKVIQIDEPAFREGLPLKKSKQKEYLEWAVNAFKLTNELVKPETQIQTHMCYSEFNEIIDYIYAMDSDVILIEASRSKGEILDAFEKFNYDHGIGPGVYDIHSPRVPSVEEMLEIAERSVKVIDKNLIWINPDCGLKTRNWEEVIPSLQNLVQVAQIMRERYGD
- a CDS encoding Alpha-amylase/alpha-mannosidase, GH57 family encodes the protein MFYIFFLIFFFTLPLFSQPSFENGYVVFKFFAPEANSVAIAGDFNGWRKDDLLTKDDNGNWYGKFKIKPGLYQYKFIVDGRWMLDPANPVKVENFNKTDFNSVFVLSYDWKILLQSEPDAKPNPEDIYPKTNRIYLNIIWHQHQPSYLDPEKDQLQGPWVRTHGTKDYYDMASMLENYPDIHVTINLTSSLLYQLDEYYVKRLKPYFDPKRNRIDTKRYFKDGVKIDPWIDLMLKDSEEFTDFELGYVYKNSWNCFSVSEVVMSRFPEYEQLKNKDPKHYTPEDIRKIKFFFYLANFDPDFLNGKVKLANGFEVDITDLIQKKGDKYYLKREITEDDCNRIVAETYKILSAIVPIHKKLMYDPVKKTGQIEVITTPFYHPILPLIYDTDIAKICQPMDNLPERFSYPEDADAQVKKSIAYYQKIFGRKPLGMWPAEGAVAEQIISVFVRNGIKWIATDEKVLARSKPENQPFYYPYSVDEDTVYGNKDEAKSLLIVFRDTRLSDAIGFTYQNYEPEVAADDFIRYVLSFAPENPFEERLITVILDGENAWEWYRKDEDGKAFLNALYRKLSKLHKNGQIITVTLSEWIYGNPMRGVKAHKITSHQELEPLWPGSWINANFDTWIGEEEENLAWEYLSKVRKDVEKLKIQRPNPFLDLPKSGTKEYFEYKAWESLYSAEGSDWFWWYGKDQTALGGDEPFDVGFRTHLINVYKFLQKAGYNVNVPEFLLKSILK
- a CDS encoding arabinogalactan oligomer / maltooligosaccharide transport system substrate-binding protein, with the translated sequence MKIVKLVSIALMLFFLVSCSSNNPSQIRIVIWHQKPPGEREILEQAVKKYMEIHPNIKIIVLYKETEELRSAYIISAIAGKGPDIVYGPSDQVGPFELLEIIKPLEQIFDTSFLNQFDPRGLLWYKGHLYQIGDQIGNHLFLLYNKDLVKKPPQTMNELIQIGKELTKDFDGDGKIDQYGLVWNYTEPFFFIPFLTGFGGWVMDSLGNPTLNSQSTVKALKFVRDLRDKFKIIPRECDYNTADALFKEGRAGMLINGPWSIGGYKKAGVKFGITRIPKVDETGLWPAPMISIKGYSINMNVDEGKLPYVVDLLKYLVSAEVQLELTKTLGTIPTHKKALESEIVKNDPLVQSSIWQAEVGKPMPVVPELRAIWDSMRPYYQAVLGGTMTPEEAARKMQELALKKIEEMNE
- a CDS encoding carbohydrate ABC transporter membrane protein 2, CUT1 family (TC 3.A.1.1.-), translated to MNQYKAKQFFIDILIYLFLVLFTLAVIYPILNVVSISLRPADKLLSTSLRIIPENATLSSYIQLFKSTPFLRWLFNSTFVSFVVMLTGVTLASTAGYALSRFSFWGKKAVMIGILITQMFPATMLLLPLYIMLIKLHLLNSYLGLIIVYTSTALPFCVWQMKGYYDTIPVSLEEAARIDGCNQFQAFYKVVFPLALPALVITALFSFMSAWAEYVVAAQILQEPELYTLAIGLKQFESSMATEWGLYAAGSLIVSIPAVLLFLILSKYLISGLTLGSVKG
- a CDS encoding arabinogalactan oligomer / maltooligosaccharide transport system permease protein; amino-acid sequence: MNRKTLFILALLLPALLIMFGVIVYPFFYNILLSLSNMSLRHFRDWRIIGLKQYVKVFTENTFYVVFFKTVIWTFVNVSFHVVIGVFLALILNRKSLKFKPVFRTLLILPWAIPQVITALTWRSMFNYEYGAINIFIAKYFNMSPVEWLLRPFEAFTACIITNVWLGFPFMMVVALGGLQSIPHELYEAADIDGASAWQKFKNITVPFLRPVMAPAITLGIIWTFNNLNIVWLVSNGGEPSDQTHILVSYVYKAAFNLYRYGYAAALSVVIFLILLVIGIYFLKKTRAVESVY